From one Saprospiraceae bacterium genomic stretch:
- a CDS encoding serine hydrolase gives MKYCIVFLLMSFANCFQAGGHDNIIVPEDFVKTEGITLPIHQANIGKIAFTDRSYPPQELKETDFMQSYVLTNKSDLFITVFLGNSLTNYLHVLSPDSKTEELTKNGNFQFKMMVDGKKIYESNLHPGAPYPKIKDTATIITKPLIDNQHEGGWWSQSFWGRFMHFGGDSAMTEGPHRLRLEVRPYINIGSGVKVGELMAAGELDIQVKLKPEIDISNIHLTPLKPYDGFDISQDDFNQSLMKEMMGNVNESVFRHISSVVVIKDGKLLFEEYFNGENRNTLHDPRSVGKSFASTMTGIALNEGYLKSVHQSLKEFYPFKSFANYSSEKEALSIEDLLTMSAVLDGNDDDYDSPGNEENMYPTNDWVKFTLDLPVNLTRPKDEWHYFTAGVVVLGDILHKSVPGGLEAYANQKLFKPLNITDYQWQYTPQHVVNTAGGIQLRALDFAKYGQLYKNKGNWHGEQIIPRSWIDHTFSKHRMIPGREDEYYGYLFWNKKFKIKDKTYETFYCTGNGGNKIYVFKDQPLVIVVTATAYGAPYAHPQVDRMMTEFILPALLK, from the coding sequence ATGAAGTATTGTATTGTTTTTTTGTTAATGAGCTTTGCGAATTGTTTTCAAGCCGGTGGTCATGACAACATCATAGTGCCTGAAGACTTCGTAAAGACAGAGGGCATTACCTTACCCATACATCAGGCCAATATTGGTAAAATAGCATTCACTGACCGATCGTACCCTCCGCAAGAGCTCAAAGAAACTGATTTTATGCAATCTTATGTATTGACTAATAAAAGCGATTTGTTTATCACTGTGTTTTTAGGGAATTCTTTGACCAATTATCTGCATGTACTATCACCTGACTCAAAAACAGAAGAACTAACAAAGAATGGAAATTTTCAATTTAAAATGATGGTGGATGGTAAAAAAATCTATGAAAGCAATCTTCATCCCGGTGCTCCATATCCAAAAATTAAAGATACCGCTACTATTATTACCAAACCGCTCATCGACAATCAACATGAAGGTGGATGGTGGAGTCAATCATTTTGGGGAAGATTTATGCATTTTGGAGGAGACAGTGCGATGACTGAAGGGCCTCATAGATTGAGACTAGAGGTCAGACCCTATATCAATATTGGATCAGGAGTGAAAGTAGGCGAACTGATGGCAGCTGGCGAACTGGATATCCAAGTCAAACTAAAACCTGAGATCGACATTTCAAATATTCACTTGACTCCTTTAAAACCATATGATGGATTTGATATCTCACAGGATGACTTTAACCAATCTCTAATGAAAGAAATGATGGGTAATGTCAATGAATCAGTATTTAGGCATATCAGCAGCGTGGTCGTCATCAAAGATGGCAAGCTTTTGTTCGAAGAATATTTTAATGGGGAAAACAGGAATACCCTTCATGATCCGAGATCTGTGGGCAAATCCTTTGCATCTACGATGACCGGGATAGCTCTAAACGAAGGGTATCTAAAAAGTGTGCATCAATCGCTCAAGGAATTTTATCCTTTTAAATCATTTGCAAACTACTCTTCGGAAAAGGAAGCATTATCCATTGAAGATCTATTGACGATGAGTGCTGTTTTGGATGGAAATGACGACGACTATGATTCTCCAGGTAATGAGGAGAATATGTATCCTACAAATGACTGGGTAAAATTTACCCTGGACCTGCCGGTCAATCTCACCAGGCCCAAAGACGAATGGCATTATTTTACTGCAGGAGTGGTGGTCTTGGGAGATATTCTACACAAGTCAGTACCTGGTGGTCTTGAAGCATATGCTAACCAAAAGCTGTTCAAACCCTTAAACATCACCGACTACCAATGGCAGTATACTCCTCAGCATGTAGTCAATACCGCCGGTGGCATACAATTGAGAGCGCTTGACTTTGCAAAATATGGACAGCTATATAAAAACAAGGGTAATTGGCATGGTGAACAAATCATTCCCCGATCATGGATCGATCACACATTTTCAAAGCACAGAATGATTCCAGGAAGAGAAGACGAATACTACGGCTATTTGTTTTGGAATAAAAAATTTAAAATTAAAGATAAAACTTATGAGACTTTCTATTGTACGGGCAATGGAGGCAATAAAATATATGTGTTTAAAGATCAGCCTTTGGTCATAGTAGTCACTGCCACGGCCTATGGAGCTCCTTATGCACACCCGCAGGTAGATCGGATGATGACTGAATTTATATTGCCTGCATTGTTAAAATAA
- a CDS encoding thioredoxin family protein produces the protein MNITAISKKPFLLIVALGLTLTAFTQNTPYKATHEGWLVSIDEAFALSKKTGKPIMANFTGSDWCGWCKRLSAAVFLQPDFKKWADKNVVLLELDFPRGIKIPDAIRAQNQSLQQAFNVSGYPTIWVFDLDKEKGTGQFSIRALGKTGYVPTVQEFTSGVDQMIAKRVKV, from the coding sequence ATGAATATTACTGCCATTTCCAAAAAGCCTTTTCTGCTGATTGTAGCCCTTGGATTGACTTTGACTGCATTTACTCAAAATACGCCTTATAAAGCTACTCATGAAGGCTGGCTGGTGTCCATTGATGAAGCATTTGCCCTATCTAAGAAAACCGGCAAACCTATCATGGCCAATTTTACAGGAAGTGATTGGTGTGGTTGGTGTAAAAGGCTATCAGCCGCTGTATTTTTACAACCTGACTTTAAAAAATGGGCTGATAAAAATGTGGTTTTGCTGGAATTGGATTTTCCCAGGGGCATAAAAATCCCTGACGCGATCCGTGCACAAAATCAATCTTTACAACAGGCGTTTAATGTCAGTGGCTATCCTACTATATGGGTATTTGACCTTGATAAAGAGAAAGGCACCGGCCAATTTAGCATCAGGGCATTAGGGAAGACTGGTTATGTGCCAACCGTACAGGAATTTACTTCCGGCGTAGATCAGATGATCGCCAAAAGGGTGAAAGTGTAG
- a CDS encoding helix-turn-helix transcriptional regulator has translation MKVLTTGQFHGQTNKIHTLDGITLTDTEYTQAKVDWHYHENAYFTFILQGQVLEGNKKEIYTCTPSSLLFHHWQEPHYNIKPEGYTRGFHIEIEKQWFEKYDLRDHHLEGSFNISSPEIKLLLYKIFGESKQLDVASILSIECLLLQGLSELNHQQKNITSKKPLWVEKLRAILQEESNRNLSLHSLVQTLDIHPVHLSRCFPKYFNCTLGEYIRKVRIEKAISLLPIKKYSLTEIAFECGFADQSHFTRNFKELVGFNPLAYRRILLS, from the coding sequence ATGAAAGTATTAACTACAGGACAATTTCATGGGCAAACTAATAAAATCCATACATTAGACGGTATCACCCTGACAGATACAGAATACACGCAAGCCAAAGTGGATTGGCACTATCATGAGAATGCATATTTCACCTTTATACTCCAAGGTCAGGTATTAGAAGGCAATAAAAAAGAAATTTATACCTGCACACCCAGCAGCCTGTTGTTTCACCATTGGCAAGAGCCGCATTATAATATTAAGCCAGAGGGGTATACAAGAGGCTTTCATATTGAAATTGAAAAACAATGGTTTGAAAAATATGATTTAAGAGACCATCACTTAGAAGGCAGTTTTAATATTTCCAGCCCGGAAATCAAACTATTACTGTATAAGATATTTGGTGAAAGCAAACAGTTGGATGTGGCTTCTATATTATCTATTGAATGCCTATTGTTACAGGGTCTGTCCGAACTAAATCATCAGCAAAAAAATATCACCAGCAAAAAACCTTTGTGGGTTGAAAAGCTCAGGGCTATACTTCAGGAGGAATCCAATCGGAATCTATCCCTTCATAGCCTTGTTCAAACCTTAGATATCCACCCTGTCCACTTGTCCAGGTGTTTTCCAAAATACTTTAACTGCACCCTCGGTGAATATATCCGGAAGGTAAGGATTGAAAAAGCAATTTCCCTGCTGCCCATCAAAAAATACTCTCTGACTGAAATCGCGTTTGAATGTGGCTTTGCAGACCAAAGTCATTTTACAAGAAATTTTAAGGAGCTTGTTGGCTTCAATCCGCTTGCCTATCGCAGGATATTATTGAGTTAA
- a CDS encoding L,D-transpeptidase, whose amino-acid sequence MHYVKTYAALWLYPTVLIWIMVMSNCKEKDLGAKLVSQDTLKVEGKVPGSGLQSVLYTPPFEKLVTVAAYFCFIDSIVHQYDTAMDHLLTEHILVQANPWIIDSLAATDYYTMRSRGVLVKDQRTLTIFKKGDSLLIPDREQIAQIQRKLDSTWIDVNVPEFKLRIYEGNVLKYTFPVRVGQNRIRYLALVGRAVSLQTDLGSGHIYRIEREPYFINPVDGKHFTQTKRDDGIVTEMPLIPWLETEINGVRNGDMIHPTTNPTTLSKPWSNGCIGTSEADAWRIYYHAPVGTRVNIRYDLKVLGEGGDSIRLEDIYRRY is encoded by the coding sequence ATGCATTATGTAAAAACCTACGCTGCTTTATGGCTTTATCCCACCGTATTGATATGGATAATGGTCATGTCTAATTGTAAGGAAAAGGACCTTGGTGCTAAACTTGTATCTCAGGATACCCTAAAAGTGGAAGGTAAAGTGCCTGGCTCCGGTTTGCAATCTGTTCTGTACACACCCCCATTTGAGAAATTGGTGACTGTGGCAGCATATTTTTGTTTCATCGACAGTATCGTACACCAGTATGACACAGCGATGGATCACCTATTGACTGAGCATATATTGGTCCAGGCCAATCCATGGATAATAGACTCTCTCGCCGCCACAGATTATTATACTATGAGATCTCGTGGTGTCCTCGTTAAAGACCAAAGAACGCTGACCATATTTAAAAAAGGGGACAGTCTCCTGATCCCTGACCGGGAGCAAATAGCTCAAATTCAAAGAAAGTTGGATTCTACCTGGATCGATGTCAATGTGCCGGAGTTTAAGCTCAGGATATACGAGGGAAATGTTCTAAAATATACCTTTCCTGTACGAGTCGGTCAAAACAGAATCCGTTACCTGGCTTTGGTAGGCAGAGCAGTAAGCTTACAGACTGATCTCGGTTCAGGCCATATCTACCGCATAGAACGTGAGCCATATTTTATCAATCCGGTGGATGGAAAACATTTTACTCAAACTAAAAGGGATGACGGCATTGTCACCGAAATGCCACTTATACCTTGGTTAGAAACTGAAATCAATGGCGTACGCAACGGAGATATGATACATCCGACGACCAATCCGACCACGCTCAGCAAACCCTGGTCCAATGGCTGCATAGGTACCTCAGAAGCTGATGCCTGGCGCATATATTATCACGCACCTGTTGGCACCAGGGTAAATATCCGATATGACTTGAAGGTTTTGGGCGAGGGCGGGGACTCTATCAGGTTGGAGGATATTTATCGGAGATATTGA